One stretch of Natronolimnobius baerhuensis DNA includes these proteins:
- a CDS encoding GAF domain-containing protein: MAHSSPRSRTHARTILYVAPTDGTARSGAETLARVTAQTDPDLESTVQAVQSPERLRELAPDADCVVIHESTDEEVSMSVLEIVSVCGATPLVLFTDASYASAVTRSAEGIDGYVRRGTDDAVVHLADEISKVCHNEAIGGPTAESPLERADSDATVEASLEGVDHDEQAQPTADAADTAERADESGHDDADAAGDSGAGTDTGTGTDAGALEESVAHPEQTIDGGGAASAPPVIGTDRQAMRADPRTATALLETTARIVDCRDRELLFGRVVEGAVGVLGFRHCWLSTVHFGELVPRAASPAVPGHALESTAVDGPLGTAFKAGEPTRIDDVRDHPDIRLPIEGARSLCSVPVGDIGVIRIVADTEAAFDDMDVALLQGLCNAAAAVLQRNWDEMGVVNARNQLEREVERLESEREQFAAAAEQLASERDRIAAERDQLLTLVEDVAKPTLRYDIADGQAIIRDVNEAVEAVFGDDPDAVRGQPVEAYVVPDGLEERAETLADALAATEQYQILDQRDTVEGVRDFMLTIIPLEQAADAPAAADCEGLLVYDDITESKRRELELAAANARLERVADLIDDDLEQPLSTARNYRELAAKTGSNDHFAVIAEAHEQLAARLEDLEAVAAWDDASDETEPIALQDVARRAWTDIDTGNAQLVAEDDLILEADRADLRELFEYVLDAAIDDDGRSDTDEETPATITVGATDDGFYVAGDRPTGTENATGDGRQDAPTPGRLTASDGAGVQLGLVERIADQHGWDIGVAEDDDGTAFAFRGVDAISVNRNRV; this comes from the coding sequence GACCCTGACCTCGAGTCCACTGTTCAAGCAGTCCAGTCACCTGAGCGCTTGCGCGAGCTAGCGCCGGACGCCGACTGCGTCGTGATCCACGAATCTACAGACGAGGAGGTCTCTATGAGCGTCCTCGAGATCGTCTCTGTCTGCGGGGCGACGCCGCTCGTGCTCTTTACCGACGCATCCTACGCCTCCGCGGTCACGCGTTCGGCAGAGGGTATCGACGGCTACGTTCGCCGCGGCACCGACGACGCCGTTGTCCACCTCGCAGACGAGATTTCGAAGGTGTGTCACAACGAGGCCATCGGCGGCCCCACCGCGGAGTCGCCGCTCGAGCGGGCGGATTCGGACGCGACTGTCGAGGCTAGTCTCGAGGGTGTAGACCACGACGAGCAGGCCCAGCCAACCGCGGACGCAGCTGACACAGCCGAGAGAGCGGACGAGAGCGGTCACGATGACGCCGACGCTGCTGGTGATTCCGGCGCAGGAACCGACACCGGCACAGGCACCGACGCTGGCGCACTCGAGGAGTCCGTTGCCCACCCCGAGCAGACAATCGATGGCGGGGGTGCGGCTAGCGCTCCCCCTGTCATCGGCACCGACCGACAGGCCATGCGCGCCGATCCCAGAACGGCGACCGCGCTGCTCGAGACGACTGCCAGAATCGTCGACTGCCGGGACCGGGAACTACTCTTTGGCCGCGTCGTCGAGGGCGCGGTCGGCGTTCTCGGCTTTCGTCACTGCTGGCTTTCGACCGTCCACTTCGGCGAACTGGTCCCGCGCGCTGCGTCGCCAGCGGTTCCGGGACACGCCCTCGAGTCCACTGCCGTCGATGGCCCGCTCGGAACGGCGTTCAAGGCGGGTGAACCGACTCGTATCGACGACGTGCGCGACCATCCGGATATTCGGCTGCCGATTGAGGGTGCTCGCTCGCTGTGTAGCGTCCCGGTTGGCGATATCGGCGTGATTCGAATCGTCGCCGACACGGAGGCCGCGTTTGACGACATGGACGTGGCGCTCTTGCAGGGCCTCTGTAACGCCGCAGCAGCCGTTCTCCAGCGCAACTGGGACGAGATGGGCGTCGTCAACGCTCGCAATCAACTGGAACGGGAAGTCGAGCGCCTCGAGTCCGAACGCGAGCAGTTCGCCGCCGCCGCAGAGCAACTCGCGAGCGAGCGGGATCGAATCGCAGCCGAACGCGACCAGTTGCTCACGCTCGTCGAAGACGTCGCCAAACCGACGCTGCGTTATGACATCGCCGACGGCCAGGCCATCATCCGCGATGTCAACGAGGCCGTCGAAGCCGTCTTCGGTGACGACCCCGACGCCGTCCGCGGCCAGCCAGTCGAGGCGTACGTCGTCCCCGACGGCCTCGAGGAGCGAGCCGAAACGCTCGCCGACGCGCTGGCTGCGACCGAGCAGTACCAGATTCTCGACCAGCGCGACACCGTTGAGGGGGTCCGCGATTTCATGCTGACGATCATCCCACTCGAGCAGGCAGCCGACGCGCCAGCGGCCGCCGACTGCGAAGGCCTGCTCGTCTACGACGATATCACCGAGTCCAAGCGACGAGAACTCGAACTCGCCGCCGCGAACGCCCGTCTCGAGCGAGTCGCCGATCTGATCGACGACGACCTCGAGCAGCCGCTGTCGACGGCACGAAACTACCGTGAACTGGCCGCCAAGACGGGCAGTAACGATCACTTCGCCGTGATCGCGGAGGCCCACGAGCAACTCGCGGCGCGACTCGAGGATCTCGAGGCCGTCGCCGCGTGGGACGATGCCTCGGACGAGACGGAGCCGATTGCGCTGCAGGACGTTGCCCGACGCGCGTGGACCGATATCGACACGGGCAACGCGCAGTTAGTTGCAGAGGATGACCTCATTCTCGAGGCCGACAGAGCGGACTTACGGGAGTTATTCGAGTACGTGCTTGACGCTGCGATTGACGACGACGGCAGGTCGGACACCGACGAGGAGACGCCGGCGACGATCACCGTCGGCGCGACTGACGACGGCTTTTACGTGGCCGGTGATCGACCGACGGGCACTGAGAACGCAACTGGCGACGGCCGGCAGGACGCGCCCACACCCGGCCGATTAACTGCCTCCGATGGTGCCGGCGTGCAACTCGGGCTGGTCGAGCGAATCGCCGACCAGCACGGCTGGGACATCGGCGTCGCCGAAGACGATGACGGGACCGCATTCGCGTTCCGCGGGGTCGACGCGATCAGCGTGAACCGAAATCGAGTGTAG
- a CDS encoding replication factor C small subunit, whose product MSEADAEAAEPTPGKTEVWIEKYRPQRLDEIKGHENIVPRLQRYVEQDDLPHLMFAGPAGTGKTTAAQAIAREVYDDDWRENFLELNASDQRGIDVVRDRIKDFARSSFGGYDHRIIFLDEADALTSDAQSALRRTMEQFSNNTRFILSCNYSSQIIDPIQSRCAVFRFTQLTETAIEAQVREIAADQDIEVTDDGVDALVYAADGDMRKAINALQAAAVMGETVDEETVFAITATARPEEVEEMVTHAIGGDFTAARAALEDLLMDRGLAGGDVIDQLHRSAWEFDISEQATVRLLERLGEVDYRITEGANERLQLEALLASLALEGDGE is encoded by the coding sequence ATGAGCGAGGCCGACGCCGAGGCGGCGGAGCCCACACCCGGGAAAACCGAAGTCTGGATCGAAAAGTACCGCCCGCAGCGGCTCGACGAGATCAAGGGCCACGAGAACATCGTCCCGCGCCTGCAACGGTACGTCGAGCAGGACGACTTGCCGCATCTCATGTTTGCAGGCCCAGCCGGAACAGGAAAAACGACGGCTGCACAGGCTATCGCCCGCGAAGTCTACGACGACGACTGGCGCGAGAACTTCCTCGAGCTCAATGCCTCCGATCAGCGCGGCATCGACGTCGTCCGCGACCGGATCAAAGACTTCGCGCGCTCCTCCTTCGGCGGCTACGACCACCGGATCATCTTTCTGGACGAGGCGGACGCGCTCACTTCTGACGCTCAGTCAGCGCTGCGCCGGACGATGGAGCAGTTCTCCAACAACACCCGCTTTATCCTCTCCTGTAACTACTCGAGTCAGATTATCGATCCGATTCAATCTCGCTGTGCGGTGTTCCGATTCACCCAACTTACCGAGACCGCAATCGAGGCGCAGGTGCGCGAAATCGCCGCCGACCAAGATATCGAAGTCACCGACGACGGCGTCGACGCGCTCGTCTACGCGGCAGACGGCGACATGCGCAAGGCGATCAACGCCCTGCAGGCCGCGGCCGTGATGGGCGAAACCGTCGACGAGGAAACCGTCTTCGCGATTACCGCCACCGCGCGCCCGGAGGAGGTCGAGGAGATGGTGACCCACGCCATCGGCGGCGACTTCACCGCCGCCCGCGCCGCACTCGAGGACCTGCTGATGGACCGCGGACTGGCCGGCGGCGACGTGATTGACCAACTCCATCGCTCCGCCTGGGAGTTCGACATCTCCGAGCAAGCCACAGTTCGGCTCCTCGAGCGCCTCGGCGAGGTCGACTACCGGATCACTGAGGGTGCAAACGAGCGCCTGCAACTCGAGGCGCTGCTCGCGTCGCTGGCGCTCGAGGGCGACGGCGAATAG
- a CDS encoding bactofilin family protein, whose protein sequence is MTRTPKRLQTRARSVRIVAVVVLAIACTLALVPTAVLAQTDAQTGGTVIVEEGETVSDLEAFAGSVVVEGTVTGDASAVAGSIQVAESGEIGGDFEAAGGSVVIEGTVEGNLQAATGSLEIREDATIGGDLSAGAGSIVIDGTLESNAEVGADTIRLGDDAAIAGDLRYGGDLEGNTDAVAGTITEDSSLGVTGDVVPSIEPVASWLFSAYIFAANLLLGVVLLALFPRFSAGVAARVASDPIRTGLAGLGLLIGVPIALIALAITVIGIPLSVIGSFLFALLVWVGVVYGRFAVAAWLLGLVGLENRWLALVVGLVAGALVAQIPYVGGLINFVVFLLGLGALGWGLYAHRRAARNRERDSPAGVGPSESPMD, encoded by the coding sequence ATGACACGAACACCAAAGCGATTACAGACACGAGCCCGGTCGGTCCGAATCGTCGCCGTCGTCGTGCTCGCCATCGCCTGTACGCTGGCGCTGGTTCCGACTGCGGTGCTCGCCCAGACCGATGCACAGACCGGCGGCACGGTGATAGTTGAGGAAGGAGAGACCGTCAGCGACCTCGAGGCGTTCGCGGGGTCGGTCGTCGTCGAGGGAACGGTCACGGGTGATGCAAGCGCCGTCGCGGGCTCGATACAGGTCGCAGAGAGCGGCGAGATCGGTGGCGACTTCGAAGCAGCCGGCGGCAGCGTCGTCATCGAGGGCACTGTCGAGGGCAACCTTCAGGCCGCAACGGGGAGCCTCGAGATCCGCGAGGACGCGACTATCGGCGGCGACCTCTCGGCCGGCGCTGGCAGCATCGTTATCGACGGCACGCTCGAGTCGAACGCAGAGGTCGGTGCCGACACGATCCGACTCGGTGACGACGCAGCAATCGCGGGCGATCTGCGCTACGGCGGCGACCTCGAGGGCAACACCGACGCCGTCGCGGGCACAATTACGGAAGATTCCTCGCTCGGTGTGACCGGCGACGTGGTACCGTCGATTGAGCCGGTGGCCTCCTGGCTGTTTTCGGCGTACATTTTCGCGGCAAACCTGCTCCTCGGTGTGGTGTTGCTCGCGCTCTTCCCGCGCTTTTCGGCGGGCGTCGCCGCTCGTGTCGCAAGCGATCCGATTCGGACCGGACTGGCCGGGCTAGGGTTGCTCATCGGTGTGCCAATCGCGCTCATTGCGCTCGCGATTACCGTCATCGGCATCCCACTGTCGGTCATTGGATCGTTCCTGTTCGCGCTGCTCGTCTGGGTCGGCGTCGTCTACGGGCGATTCGCCGTCGCGGCGTGGCTGCTCGGTTTGGTCGGCCTCGAGAATCGCTGGCTCGCGCTCGTCGTCGGGCTGGTCGCCGGCGCGCTGGTTGCGCAGATCCCCTACGTCGGCGGGCTGATCAATTTCGTCGTCTTCCTGCTCGGACTGGGCGCACTCGGCTGGGGGCTGTACGCACACCGACGAGCGGCGCGAAACCGGGAACGCGACTCGCCGGCTGGAGTCGGACCGTCCGAGTCGCCGATGGACTGA
- the samp2 gene encoding ubiquitin-like small modifier protein SAMP2 → MHVTVDIKGEGTHEFDLEEVADGTDGRPTYAALLRAVDLSPHEVSVLVDGRPVPEDQPVESEHVTVLRLIKGGCVD, encoded by the coding sequence ATGCACGTCACCGTCGATATCAAAGGCGAGGGGACCCACGAGTTCGACCTCGAGGAGGTTGCAGACGGAACCGACGGCCGACCGACGTACGCCGCGTTGCTCCGCGCGGTCGACCTCAGTCCCCACGAGGTAAGCGTGCTCGTCGACGGGCGACCGGTGCCGGAGGATCAGCCAGTCGAAAGCGAGCACGTGACCGTGTTGCGACTGATCAAAGGCGGTTGCGTCGACTGA
- a CDS encoding redoxin domain-containing protein yields the protein MTDGARVTLANVGPGPDTLTLAELADPVEPTDPTTTEEPDPAYEAVVVLLHRDHHCGQCRRQVRAVADRYDEFRERGCQVVSIVPEPRERVTEWQERYDLPFPICADPDAVAGEAFDQPIRLGALGEHFDLVGRMPAALVFNVRSDDATELDAPDQDSSEAKLTLTASHRGRTTMDRPDIDDLLATVDRQA from the coding sequence ATGACTGATGGTGCCCGCGTCACACTGGCGAACGTCGGTCCGGGTCCGGACACGCTCACACTTGCGGAGTTGGCCGACCCAGTCGAGCCGACGGATCCGACAACGACGGAGGAGCCGGATCCGGCCTACGAGGCGGTCGTCGTCTTGCTCCACCGCGACCACCACTGCGGGCAGTGTCGCCGCCAGGTTCGGGCAGTCGCCGACCGGTACGACGAATTTCGCGAGCGCGGGTGTCAGGTGGTCTCGATTGTCCCCGAGCCACGCGAGCGTGTCACAGAGTGGCAAGAACGCTACGACCTTCCGTTCCCGATCTGTGCCGACCCCGACGCGGTCGCCGGCGAGGCGTTCGACCAGCCGATCCGACTCGGTGCGCTCGGCGAACACTTTGACCTCGTCGGGCGGATGCCAGCCGCGCTCGTCTTCAACGTTCGATCTGACGACGCCACCGAACTGGACGCCCCGGATCAGGACTCGAGCGAGGCCAAACTCACGCTGACCGCGAGTCACCGCGGCCGAACGACCATGGATCGCCCCGACATCGACGACTTGTTGGCCACGGTCGACCGACAGGCGTGA
- a CDS encoding GNAT family N-acetyltransferase — translation MAVFVRPATPDDRLEVRRILDAAMLEPGDVETRLDAGDVFVAGDHRGSASAESATASGRERILGTIVLEPLADDDGAHIAAIGVRRSHRGRGFGRALIEHALEREGRLTARFDEGVRPFYERLGFSIESIDDKRHRGVAVAADHV, via the coding sequence ATGGCCGTCTTTGTCCGTCCTGCAACGCCCGACGACCGCCTCGAGGTCCGGCGGATCCTCGACGCCGCGATGCTCGAGCCGGGCGATGTCGAAACCCGGCTCGACGCTGGCGACGTATTCGTCGCGGGCGATCACCGCGGGAGTGCTTCGGCAGAGTCAGCGACCGCGTCCGGGCGCGAACGCATCCTCGGCACCATCGTCCTCGAGCCACTCGCAGACGACGACGGCGCACACATCGCAGCCATCGGCGTTCGTCGGAGCCACCGCGGTCGCGGCTTCGGCCGCGCGCTGATCGAACACGCCCTCGAGCGGGAGGGACGACTCACCGCGCGATTCGACGAGGGGGTGCGGCCGTTCTACGAGCGACTGGGGTTTTCCATCGAGTCGATTGACGACAAGCGCCATCGCGGTGTGGCTGTCGCCGCTGATCACGTATAG
- a CDS encoding SHOCT domain-containing protein — translation MTSRRPDESSWRRWHALVEHYTPDGALGRWLLGSLSSFFGLWLLAIFGAEVIYWGLSLAMLFWTTVLLGVGIPMVLVGLLTLWPLYLSLIGNLESAADYSVPGMDRANPPVETPQRDPSAKDDVDATDPFADLKRQYAAGDLSEDEFERRLDARLDEVDSSTRGADDNTTRDRLQDHN, via the coding sequence ATGACCAGTCGTCGCCCCGACGAGTCCTCGTGGCGCAGGTGGCACGCACTCGTCGAACACTATACGCCGGATGGTGCCCTCGGGCGGTGGCTTCTTGGCTCGCTGAGTAGCTTTTTTGGCCTCTGGCTGCTCGCGATCTTCGGTGCCGAAGTGATCTACTGGGGGCTGTCGCTTGCCATGCTGTTCTGGACGACGGTGTTACTCGGCGTCGGCATTCCCATGGTCCTCGTGGGACTGCTCACACTCTGGCCGCTGTACCTCTCGCTCATCGGCAACCTCGAGTCGGCGGCCGACTACTCCGTTCCGGGGATGGACCGGGCGAATCCGCCGGTCGAAACGCCACAGCGCGATCCGTCCGCGAAGGACGACGTCGATGCGACGGACCCGTTCGCTGATCTCAAGCGCCAGTACGCAGCCGGTGACCTCTCCGAAGACGAGTTTGAACGCCGACTGGATGCTCGCCTCGACGAGGTCGATTCATCAACTCGAGGGGCCGACGACAACACGACTCGAGACCGACTTCAAGATCACAACTGA